A genomic segment from Bosea sp. OAE506 encodes:
- a CDS encoding ATP-binding protein, translating into MEVLTATLLAGLVCAGMFTMASMPSAALVFSGLILGARIVHILLSPTDYILENLVFQGIYGTVMLVSLRNMAQLFVDRVCAVISAQELSLNAGTHALNEEARREDVERQAEAFRHEIGAILQPVFQSVGHMNAAAEQLAAPPSRSRRWDGSSVMPCPSSWHARSPGAFVLTSTSSRHEGGEKAQVREMSSTTTKEPKAAIGEFDEELSAAENEIAAFKADSALLRELGERLVGKPYIALAELIKNSYDADATRCVIEITDDRIVVSDDGHGMSRNEFLGYWMTVGTRHKQSAERSRKLGRRVTGSKGVGRLAAQFLAEKMQLVTTADGSDNRLHAFVNWESAIEQGSLTEATADYRVEPSDRLIYPRVSKHGTIVILEGLKQVWDEDEIKELGRQIWMLNSPFYLFGVNRRRRGDANDFHVQFKTDLPGIDEAFEQQLTQALDNYQAVIRGRIERDGASVSSHVTVEFDGGDTYSEIFPVTGELREANWEIRVFNLAGRQAGGVSVQDMRHYFEKYGGVTVYDKGFRLPYYGAENDWLGLEYDHSHRKNRSKLLPDHLHVTRALNDLPTQGRIFGVVNVNTSREGRLAAGDRKSSGNYLKIQVSRDRLVANNAFETLQRSVRQSLDYYAALKRRLTAEAIDVVRPSERPESKLRRLRRLVDDAIAAHPEDETIEVIGSELDDVEDSLERVRESDEASRAFLGPLASAGMAALAIEHETRKDVRDARAKLQKLAAIANAHSIPELKETSDALVAWLNRFEATRNLFLPLIEADDRDSIEPMECEAVARSAVSNLKPLLGKVVVEFAMRRGLQFPPAAFAEWNAIFQNVLLNAANATLDEEAPRIRISSGIRNRHGFVCVSDNGVGIGEGADEMFKPFVRRSSISDERRELGMGGTGLGLTIVEMIASNRNCEVAFVPPEGREWSTTFELSWRAEQ; encoded by the coding sequence ATGGAGGTGCTGACGGCGACGCTACTCGCGGGGCTTGTCTGCGCTGGAATGTTCACGATGGCGAGCATGCCATCAGCCGCGCTCGTTTTTTCCGGACTTATCCTCGGCGCCCGTATCGTCCATATCCTGCTCTCACCGACCGATTACATCCTTGAAAACCTCGTTTTCCAAGGGATCTATGGCACGGTCATGCTGGTTTCGTTGCGCAATATGGCTCAGCTTTTCGTTGATCGCGTCTGTGCCGTCATCAGCGCGCAGGAACTCAGCCTCAATGCTGGCACGCATGCGCTGAACGAAGAGGCGCGGAGAGAGGATGTCGAGCGGCAAGCCGAGGCCTTTCGACATGAGATCGGAGCGATACTTCAGCCCGTCTTCCAGTCCGTTGGTCATATGAATGCGGCTGCTGAACAATTGGCGGCGCCTCCATCGAGATCAAGACGGTGGGACGGCTCATCGGTAATGCCGTGCCCGTCGAGCTGGCACGCGCGATCGCCCGGCGCGTTCGTTCTCACCTCGACGAGTTCTCGGCATGAAGGTGGTGAGAAGGCTCAGGTCCGCGAAATGAGCTCGACGACCACCAAAGAGCCGAAGGCCGCCATCGGCGAGTTCGACGAAGAGCTGAGTGCGGCTGAGAACGAGATCGCCGCGTTCAAGGCGGATTCCGCCCTTCTGCGCGAGCTCGGGGAGCGGCTCGTCGGCAAGCCGTACATCGCGCTGGCGGAGCTAATCAAGAACTCCTACGACGCCGACGCGACCCGTTGCGTCATCGAGATCACGGATGACCGGATCGTCGTTTCCGACGACGGCCATGGCATGAGCCGGAACGAGTTCCTCGGCTACTGGATGACCGTCGGCACGCGGCATAAGCAGAGCGCGGAGCGGAGCCGCAAGCTGGGCCGCCGCGTCACGGGCTCGAAGGGAGTCGGCCGTCTGGCGGCCCAGTTCCTCGCCGAGAAGATGCAGTTGGTCACCACGGCCGACGGCTCTGACAATCGTCTGCACGCCTTCGTCAATTGGGAAAGCGCGATTGAGCAGGGCAGCCTGACCGAAGCGACGGCGGACTACCGGGTCGAGCCGTCCGATCGATTGATCTATCCGAGGGTATCGAAGCACGGGACGATCGTCATCCTTGAAGGCCTCAAACAGGTTTGGGACGAAGACGAGATCAAGGAACTTGGGCGCCAGATCTGGATGCTGAATTCACCGTTTTACCTTTTTGGCGTCAATCGGCGCCGTAGGGGTGACGCGAACGATTTCCACGTTCAGTTCAAGACCGACCTGCCCGGCATCGACGAGGCGTTCGAACAGCAACTCACGCAGGCATTGGACAACTACCAAGCGGTGATCCGCGGCCGTATCGAGCGAGACGGCGCTTCTGTATCGTCGCACGTCACGGTCGAGTTCGACGGCGGCGATACGTACTCCGAGATCTTTCCCGTCACCGGCGAGCTCCGAGAGGCCAATTGGGAAATCCGCGTGTTCAATCTGGCGGGGAGACAGGCCGGAGGCGTCTCCGTACAGGACATGCGTCATTACTTCGAGAAGTACGGCGGCGTCACAGTCTACGACAAGGGGTTTCGTCTTCCCTATTACGGCGCAGAGAACGACTGGCTGGGTCTTGAGTACGACCACTCGCACCGTAAGAACCGGTCAAAGCTACTTCCCGATCATCTCCACGTCACGCGAGCGCTGAACGATCTGCCGACCCAAGGGCGGATATTCGGCGTCGTCAACGTGAACACATCACGCGAGGGACGCCTCGCGGCCGGCGATCGCAAGAGTTCCGGCAATTACCTGAAAATCCAGGTCTCGCGGGATCGGCTCGTCGCCAACAACGCGTTCGAGACGCTTCAACGGAGCGTCCGCCAATCCTTGGATTACTACGCCGCCTTGAAGCGGCGACTCACGGCGGAGGCGATCGACGTCGTCCGGCCGTCGGAGCGCCCGGAATCCAAGCTGCGTCGTTTGCGCCGTTTAGTCGATGACGCGATCGCGGCGCACCCTGAAGACGAGACGATCGAGGTCATTGGCTCCGAACTCGACGACGTCGAGGATAGCCTTGAACGGGTTCGGGAAAGCGACGAGGCGTCGCGCGCGTTCCTCGGCCCCCTCGCTTCCGCCGGCATGGCGGCGTTGGCCATTGAGCACGAGACGCGCAAGGACGTCCGAGATGCGCGAGCGAAACTCCAAAAGCTGGCGGCGATCGCGAATGCACATTCCATCCCGGAACTGAAGGAGACGTCGGACGCCCTGGTGGCTTGGTTGAACCGCTTCGAGGCGACGAGGAATCTGTTCCTGCCGCTCATTGAGGCCGACGACCGAGACAGCATTGAGCCGATGGAATGCGAGGCCGTGGCTCGCTCCGCGGTCTCCAACCTGAAGCCGCTGTTGGGCAAGGTCGTCGTCGAGTTCGCCATGCGACGGGGCTTGCAGTTTCCCCCGGCTGCCTTCGCTGAGTGGAATGCGATCTTCCAAAACGTGCTGCTGAACGCGGCCAACGCGACGCTGGACGAGGAAGCGCCTCGGATACGGATTTCCTCCGGCATTCGAAATCGACATGGCTTCGTTTGCGTATCCGATAACGGCGTAGGTATCGGCGAGGGCGCCGACGAGATGTTCAAGCCCTTCGTTCGCCGATCGTCGATCTCGGACGAGCGCCGCGAACTCGGCATGGGCGGGACCGGCCTCGGTCTTACGATCGTCGAGATGATCGCGTCGAACCGGAATTGCGAAGTCGCCTTCGTGCCGCCGGAGGGGAGGGAGTGGAGCACGACCTTCGAGTTGAGTTGGCGAGCGGAGCAATAG
- a CDS encoding response regulator, whose product MTDRILTGLRMLVVEDEMMLLMMIESMLEEIGCQSISVAATVKQALLLIETETFDLAMLDLNLNGDRSYPVADALAEQAVPFMFSTGYSADGMLEPYRNSLILKKPYSFEALAGALEKLIGNDRRVPEAV is encoded by the coding sequence ATGACAGATCGCATTTTAACCGGCTTGCGGATGCTCGTTGTCGAGGACGAGATGATGTTGCTGATGATGATCGAGAGCATGCTGGAGGAGATTGGCTGCCAATCCATCAGCGTTGCTGCGACCGTCAAGCAGGCCCTTCTCCTGATCGAAACCGAGACGTTCGATCTGGCCATGCTGGATCTGAACCTCAATGGCGACAGGAGCTATCCAGTCGCGGACGCCCTCGCCGAACAGGCCGTGCCATTCATGTTTTCGACCGGATACAGCGCAGACGGGATGTTGGAGCCCTATCGCAATTCCCTGATACTGAAGAAGCCGTACAGCTTCGAGGCGCTAGCAGGTGCCTTGGAGAAACTCATCGGTAACGATCGTCGGGTGCCGGAGGCGGTGTAG
- a CDS encoding EAL domain-containing protein gives MIGQTSPDSPRQRVLGLAVAAVLSAACAAAAVLAAWMTIQVLAQDRLGSVAGLILTRFEALDREVQSTLDTFNRQPERFCSAEELDHLREAVYRTRYIKDVGRLKERRLVCTGSLQMIAAPPLVPVPQARTKDGLGVSPAEPVLVARESRAPILEKGATNVVLDPATFIDEPLIGMDYSAGYLSETGRYVRLYGRAILPVEDDTVMQGPFARDGTLYYRLCARDRALCVTTALRKPDLFHQHALLLGVCGLLGLLAGIAGSALTLVMWARRNSIDARLRDAVSRRALMLEYQPIVALADGRIVGAEALIRWRDQTGRAIPPAVFIPVAERIGEIRAITDFVIAQAFADFASCLKDKSLLGISLNISVQDLADDAFFETLAKEIERWSLDTKQISLELTEHSTEARDVVTDGIRRLRRRGHRIHIDDFGTGYSSLSYLNELQVDALKIDRSFTQTVGGDTTRITVVPQILDIARTLGLEVIVEGVEEVEQADWFRGSGAGYAQGWMFGRPISAAAFKERLAAQALARPASA, from the coding sequence ATGATCGGTCAGACCTCTCCCGATTCGCCGCGGCAACGGGTACTGGGCCTGGCCGTCGCCGCGGTGCTGAGCGCGGCATGCGCTGCTGCGGCAGTCCTTGCTGCCTGGATGACGATCCAAGTGCTGGCGCAGGATCGGTTGGGCTCCGTGGCCGGGCTGATCTTGACCCGGTTCGAAGCTCTCGACCGGGAAGTCCAGAGCACACTCGACACCTTCAATCGCCAGCCCGAACGGTTCTGCTCGGCCGAAGAACTCGACCACCTGCGCGAGGCTGTCTATCGCACCCGCTACATCAAGGATGTCGGCCGCCTGAAGGAGCGACGCCTGGTCTGCACGGGCAGCCTCCAAATGATCGCGGCGCCACCGCTCGTCCCCGTGCCTCAGGCACGCACAAAGGATGGCCTTGGGGTGTCTCCTGCCGAGCCTGTGCTGGTCGCCCGAGAAAGCCGAGCACCCATCCTCGAGAAGGGTGCGACAAACGTCGTTCTCGATCCGGCTACGTTCATCGACGAACCCCTTATCGGGATGGACTATTCGGCCGGATATCTTTCGGAGACCGGCCGCTATGTCAGGCTCTACGGCCGGGCGATCCTGCCTGTCGAAGACGACACAGTCATGCAAGGACCGTTTGCCCGGGATGGCACGCTCTACTACCGGCTTTGCGCGCGAGACCGCGCATTATGTGTCACCACTGCGCTGCGCAAACCCGATCTGTTCCATCAGCATGCGCTCCTGCTCGGCGTATGCGGTCTTCTTGGCCTCCTGGCCGGCATTGCCGGAAGTGCACTGACGCTGGTGATGTGGGCACGTCGAAACTCGATCGATGCAAGGCTCCGGGATGCGGTGTCGCGGCGCGCCTTGATGCTCGAGTATCAGCCGATCGTCGCCTTGGCCGATGGGCGTATCGTCGGCGCCGAAGCGCTGATCCGGTGGCGCGACCAGACGGGCCGTGCGATCCCCCCCGCCGTGTTCATTCCCGTCGCCGAACGGATCGGGGAAATCCGCGCGATCACGGATTTCGTCATCGCCCAGGCGTTCGCCGACTTTGCATCCTGCTTGAAGGACAAAAGCCTGCTCGGCATCAGCCTCAACATCTCGGTTCAGGATCTCGCCGATGATGCGTTCTTCGAGACGCTCGCAAAGGAGATCGAACGCTGGAGCCTCGACACCAAGCAGATATCACTCGAGCTGACCGAGCATTCTACGGAAGCGCGCGACGTCGTCACCGACGGTATCCGACGGCTCCGTCGCAGGGGGCACCGGATCCACATTGACGACTTCGGAACCGGATACTCCAGTCTGAGCTATCTCAACGAGTTGCAGGTCGACGCCCTCAAGATCGATCGCAGCTTCACGCAGACGGTAGGGGGCGATACGACACGGATCACTGTCGTTCCTCAGATCCTGGACATCGCGCGCACTCTGGGGCTCGAAGTCATCGTTGAAGGTGTCGAGGAGGTCGAGCAGGCCGACTGGTTCCGTGGTTCGGGAGCCGGCTACGCCCAAGGCTGGATGTTCGGCAGACCGATCAGTGCGGCCGCCTTCAAGGAACGCCTCGCAGCTCAAGCCTTAGCCAGGCCGGCAAGCGCATGA
- a CDS encoding 3'-5' exonuclease — protein sequence MNSIPSGRFVVLDFETTGLSPAMGARVIEVSAREVVDGRAGHELLTFVDPGIRVPAEITQITGITTAMLNGAPTSAVAMRQLSSFIGSSPIVCHNAGFDRRFYEHEASEFLQGQPVRALCTLLLARRMFPGRRSYRLGGLISEMGIASPGRLHRASADTFVTVHLFDRICADARSRCRAEHFDHDVLHRLQRIRIADAHDWLATLGSPAPRSPAAGSRIPSRAFPAN from the coding sequence TTGAACAGCATCCCCAGCGGTCGCTTTGTCGTGCTCGATTTCGAGACGACGGGGCTCAGCCCCGCGATGGGCGCGCGGGTGATTGAGGTGTCAGCCCGCGAAGTGGTGGATGGCCGCGCGGGCCATGAACTGCTGACCTTCGTCGATCCAGGCATCCGCGTCCCGGCAGAGATCACCCAGATCACCGGCATCACGACCGCCATGCTCAACGGTGCACCGACATCGGCGGTCGCGATGCGTCAGCTGTCATCGTTCATCGGGTCATCGCCGATCGTCTGTCACAACGCAGGCTTCGATCGGCGGTTTTACGAACACGAGGCGAGCGAGTTTCTCCAGGGGCAGCCTGTTCGCGCCTTATGCACCCTGCTCCTGGCTCGCCGCATGTTTCCGGGCCGGAGAAGCTATCGACTGGGTGGTCTGATATCCGAGATGGGCATTGCGTCACCGGGTCGCCTTCACAGGGCGAGCGCCGATACGTTTGTCACGGTCCATCTGTTCGATCGCATCTGCGCCGACGCACGCTCCCGCTGTCGCGCCGAGCACTTCGACCATGACGTGCTGCACCGCCTGCAGCGGATCCGGATAGCGGATGCACATGACTGGCTGGCGACATTGGGCAGCCCTGCCCCGCGATCCCCGGCAGCCGGCTCTCGCATCCCGTCACGAGCTTTCCCTGCGAATTGA
- a CDS encoding alpha/beta fold hydrolase, whose protein sequence is MTLHFVRHGEGPRLLLVHGLGGTWRSWRTILPALSKVREVTAIDLPGHGQTPAAADSGSFAGLADSVEQFIREQGLDGIDIVGSSLGARIVLEMARRGKVGATVALDPGGFWRGWERTYFQTTLAASIRLLRGLRPALPWLSRSAVMRSALLAQLSARPWRLDGEVVAAELQDFASTKTFDALVRDLATGPEQTGPAADPTRPLVIGWGRQDRLCLPRQAARAQAAFPSATLHWFSQCGHFPMWDRTDETVQLIIDTTGAGSLQGSSTKRSALS, encoded by the coding sequence GTGACCTTGCACTTCGTTCGTCATGGCGAAGGCCCCCGCCTCCTTCTGGTCCATGGCCTGGGTGGAACATGGCGGTCCTGGAGAACGATCCTCCCCGCGCTGTCGAAGGTGCGCGAGGTAACCGCGATCGATCTGCCCGGGCATGGCCAAACGCCGGCGGCGGCTGACAGCGGCAGCTTCGCTGGCCTTGCCGACAGCGTGGAGCAATTCATCCGCGAGCAGGGGCTGGACGGCATCGACATCGTCGGCAGTTCGCTTGGAGCGCGGATCGTCCTGGAGATGGCGCGCCGCGGCAAGGTCGGAGCGACTGTCGCTCTGGACCCTGGCGGTTTCTGGCGAGGCTGGGAGCGCACCTACTTCCAAACGACGCTCGCGGCGTCGATCCGTCTTCTCCGAGGACTGCGTCCGGCACTGCCTTGGCTATCGCGGTCGGCCGTGATGCGCAGCGCGCTTCTGGCGCAGCTCTCGGCAAGACCATGGCGCCTCGACGGGGAGGTCGTTGCGGCTGAACTGCAAGATTTCGCCAGTACGAAAACCTTCGATGCTCTCGTGCGCGATCTTGCGACAGGCCCCGAGCAAACAGGTCCCGCGGCCGATCCCACCCGTCCTCTCGTCATCGGCTGGGGCCGCCAGGACCGGCTGTGCCTGCCGCGACAGGCCGCTCGCGCTCAAGCGGCCTTCCCATCCGCCACGCTGCACTGGTTCTCCCAGTGCGGCCACTTCCCGATGTGGGACCGCACGGACGAGACGGTGCAACTCATCATCGACACGACGGGCGCTGGCTCGCTGCAGGGCTCGTCGACAAAGAGATCAGCTCTTTCATAA
- a CDS encoding AMP-binding protein has product MTSSDDAGFVDLLTRRAAQDPDRVYARYCGEPLTYRAVERSSAAFAAHLRARGLQPGDRVAVMMRNSVAAIAIVFGLARAGLAWVPVNAQQRGEGLRYLLTHSQPKLVVADEDLAELVTEALAGADAPPLLRRGPELDRILAEPAAFAEPAPAPDDVFAIMYTSGTTGRPKGVVVSHRMLRLAAEGVGRVSAAKPGEVFFVWEPLYHIGGAQLLPLPMIRDVTLTMVDRFSASRFWSQVKAEGATHIHHLGGILQILLKQPESPLDRTHGVRISWGGGCPADIWPLFRDRFGIEIRECYGMTEASSITTCNDNGVVGSVGKPMPWFTVRLLRADGTPVAVGERGEIVVETDIPGAIFPGYLDNPEATAKALRAGALHTGDLGSWDAEGNLFFHGRMTDSVRCRGENVSAWEVEHVAAEHEDIEDCAMIGVASDVGEQDIKLFVKPRAGAAIDEAALSDWLAARLAPYQNPRYIAFVDEFERTASQRIMKHKLSPRLDDAWDRAAPVMVR; this is encoded by the coding sequence ATGACTTCCAGCGACGATGCCGGCTTTGTCGACCTCCTGACGCGCCGTGCCGCCCAGGATCCCGACCGCGTCTACGCGCGCTATTGCGGCGAGCCGTTGACCTATCGCGCCGTCGAGCGCAGCTCCGCCGCCTTCGCCGCCCATCTGCGGGCGCGCGGACTGCAGCCGGGAGACCGGGTCGCGGTGATGATGCGCAATTCCGTCGCGGCCATCGCCATCGTGTTCGGCCTGGCTCGGGCGGGACTCGCCTGGGTCCCGGTGAACGCGCAGCAGCGCGGGGAGGGGCTGCGCTATCTGCTGACCCATTCGCAGCCCAAGCTCGTCGTGGCGGACGAAGATCTGGCCGAGCTCGTCACGGAAGCGCTGGCGGGAGCCGATGCGCCGCCCCTTCTGCGCCGGGGCCCCGAGCTCGACCGCATTCTGGCCGAGCCGGCTGCTTTTGCCGAGCCTGCGCCCGCCCCCGACGACGTCTTCGCGATCATGTACACCTCCGGCACGACGGGACGGCCCAAGGGCGTCGTCGTCTCGCACCGCATGTTGCGGCTGGCCGCAGAGGGTGTCGGCCGCGTATCGGCCGCGAAGCCCGGCGAGGTCTTCTTCGTCTGGGAGCCGCTCTACCATATCGGCGGGGCGCAGCTCTTGCCGCTGCCGATGATCCGCGACGTGACGCTCACCATGGTCGACCGCTTCAGCGCCAGCCGCTTCTGGAGCCAGGTCAAGGCCGAGGGCGCGACCCATATCCATCATCTCGGGGGCATCCTGCAGATCCTGCTGAAGCAGCCCGAAAGCCCGCTCGACCGGACGCATGGCGTCCGGATCTCCTGGGGCGGCGGCTGCCCGGCCGACATCTGGCCGCTGTTCCGCGACCGCTTCGGCATCGAGATCCGCGAATGCTACGGCATGACGGAGGCCTCCAGCATCACCACCTGCAACGACAACGGCGTCGTGGGCTCCGTGGGCAAGCCCATGCCCTGGTTCACGGTCAGGCTGCTGCGGGCGGACGGCACGCCGGTCGCGGTCGGCGAACGCGGCGAGATCGTCGTCGAGACCGATATCCCCGGCGCGATCTTCCCGGGCTATCTCGACAATCCCGAGGCGACCGCCAAGGCGCTCCGCGCCGGCGCGCTCCACACCGGCGATCTCGGTTCATGGGACGCCGAGGGCAACCTCTTCTTCCATGGCCGCATGACCGACAGCGTGCGCTGCAGGGGCGAGAACGTCTCGGCCTGGGAGGTCGAGCATGTCGCGGCCGAGCACGAGGACATCGAGGACTGCGCGATGATCGGCGTCGCGTCGGATGTCGGCGAGCAGGACATCAAGCTCTTCGTCAAGCCGCGCGCGGGCGCCGCGATCGACGAGGCCGCGCTCTCGGACTGGCTGGCGGCCCGCCTCGCGCCCTACCAGAACCCGCGCTACATCGCCTTCGTCGACGAGTTCGAGCGCACGGCGAGCCAGCGCATCATGAAGCACAAGCTCTCGCCCCGGCTCGACGACGCCTGGGACCGCGCCGCGCCGGTGATGGTCCGCTGA
- a CDS encoding ABC transporter permease subunit yields MSAVAAPSEARETRAFRFGALWLAVPGLLFLAVFFVWPVAQLLGLSLFDPDSGKPSIATYQRIAATDVYLRVLGITFRIAGYTALYSLLIGYPLAYWLSRLPDMYRGRMLLFVMVPFWTSYLVKTFAWMIVLGRSGIINSLAMGSGVVDQPLPLLHNEFGVMVGMVHAMVPLAAMTMLPVMAGIDRRLVQAAQTLGASPAHAFWLVYFKLSLPGVAAAGLLVFISSLGFFIVPAFLGGRRETMLAQLIITQVQELLNWPFAGALAAMMLAAALVSCWVYDRVFGISTIAGGAAQVGTGRIRDLGLAILAGVARLAGAVAAATQTLLGRKGAGLLLPAFAWLVIGFLVLPTLLVIPLAFTSSQFLEFPPPGYGLTWFRTYFDSPLWIQATIRSFLVAFATAIAATAIGGFTALALANSRTRWSGLIFAFFLAPMIVPRIVIAVGLFYLFARIGLVATDLGLIIGHTVLAIPFALVTMAAVLKSYDQRLDQAAATLGANRLKTLTGVTIPLVKGGLVAAFLFSFITSFDELTIAIFVSGGVKTTLPKQMWDDMILQLNPTLAAVSVVVFVVVTVMLLVAERFRSSSSSTS; encoded by the coding sequence ATGAGCGCGGTCGCGGCTCCTTCCGAGGCGCGGGAGACGCGTGCCTTTCGCTTCGGTGCGCTCTGGCTCGCCGTGCCCGGCCTGCTGTTCCTGGCCGTCTTCTTCGTCTGGCCGGTGGCGCAGCTTTTGGGCCTGAGCCTGTTCGATCCCGACAGCGGGAAGCCCTCGATCGCCACCTATCAGCGGATCGCCGCGACCGACGTCTATCTGCGCGTGCTCGGCATCACCTTCCGGATCGCCGGCTACACCGCCCTGTATTCGCTGCTGATCGGCTATCCACTGGCCTATTGGCTGTCGCGCCTGCCCGACATGTATCGCGGCCGGATGCTGCTCTTCGTCATGGTGCCGTTCTGGACGAGCTACCTCGTCAAGACCTTTGCCTGGATGATCGTGCTCGGTCGCAGCGGCATCATCAATTCGCTGGCGATGGGTTCTGGAGTCGTCGATCAGCCGCTGCCGCTGCTGCACAACGAGTTTGGCGTCATGGTCGGCATGGTCCACGCCATGGTCCCGCTGGCGGCGATGACGATGCTGCCGGTCATGGCCGGCATCGACCGACGGCTCGTGCAAGCCGCGCAGACGCTGGGCGCCTCGCCGGCGCATGCCTTCTGGCTGGTCTATTTCAAGCTGTCCCTGCCCGGCGTCGCGGCGGCGGGGCTGCTGGTCTTCATCTCCTCGCTCGGCTTCTTCATCGTGCCCGCCTTCCTCGGTGGGCGCCGCGAGACGATGCTGGCGCAGCTGATCATCACCCAGGTTCAGGAATTGCTGAACTGGCCCTTCGCCGGGGCTCTCGCGGCGATGATGCTGGCGGCGGCGCTGGTTTCCTGCTGGGTCTATGACAGGGTCTTCGGCATCTCGACCATCGCCGGGGGCGCGGCGCAGGTCGGCACGGGGCGCATCCGCGATCTCGGCCTGGCTATTCTCGCAGGCGTTGCCCGGCTGGCGGGAGCGGTCGCCGCGGCGACGCAGACGCTGCTCGGACGGAAAGGAGCAGGGCTTCTGCTTCCGGCCTTCGCCTGGCTCGTCATCGGCTTCCTCGTCCTGCCGACGCTGCTGGTCATTCCGCTGGCCTTCACCTCCTCGCAATTCCTCGAATTCCCGCCGCCGGGTTACGGCCTGACGTGGTTCCGGACCTATTTCGACTCTCCGCTCTGGATTCAGGCGACGATCCGCTCCTTCCTGGTCGCCTTCGCGACGGCCATCGCTGCCACTGCCATCGGCGGCTTCACGGCGCTGGCGCTGGCCAACAGCCGCACGCGCTGGAGCGGGCTGATCTTCGCCTTCTTCCTCGCGCCGATGATCGTCCCGCGCATCGTCATCGCCGTGGGGCTGTTCTACCTCTTCGCCCGCATCGGGCTGGTCGCGACCGATCTTGGGCTGATCATCGGCCATACCGTACTGGCCATCCCCTTCGCGCTGGTCACCATGGCGGCCGTGCTCAAGAGCTACGATCAGCGCCTCGACCAGGCTGCGGCGACGCTCGGCGCCAACCGGCTGAAGACGCTGACCGGCGTGACGATCCCGCTGGTCAAGGGTGGCCTCGTCGCCGCCTTCCTGTTCTCCTTCATCACCTCCTTCGACGAGCTCACCATCGCGATCTTCGTCAGTGGCGGGGTCAAGACCACTTTGCCCAAGCAGATGTGGGACGACATGATCCTCCAGCTCAACCCGACGCTCGCGGCCGTCTCCGTGGTCGTCTTCGTCGTGGTGACGGTGATGCTGCTGGTGGCCGAGCGCTTCCGCTCCTCGTCCTCTTCCACTTCCTGA
- a CDS encoding ABC transporter ATP-binding protein, giving the protein MASAYGATTALEPSSLSVAEGEFLTLLGPSGSGKTTLLQLICGLVEASEGRVVIDGRDQSHMPVHQRDIGLVFQHYALFPHLTVAENIAFPLKMRGRPSAEIGQRVEAALAMVHLGHLAKRFPRELSGGQQQRVALARCFVYQPSIILMDEPLGALDKKLREHMQIEIKRLHRESGATIVYVTHDQEEALALSDRICLMNHAKIEQLGTPREIYERPRTAFAADFIGISNIFRGRWDGNGSLETAHGRFALPRNAASPGAEPALVIRPEHLKIGAPDGNAVTGRVSEIVYAGSETRVIATLGDGGQLVLRLGPDDAVPTIDDQIVAGWARERAVLVA; this is encoded by the coding sequence TTGGCAAGCGCGTACGGCGCGACCACGGCCCTCGAGCCGAGCTCGCTCAGCGTCGCCGAGGGCGAGTTCCTCACCTTGCTGGGGCCTTCGGGCTCCGGCAAGACGACGCTGCTGCAGCTGATCTGCGGCCTCGTCGAGGCGAGCGAGGGCAGGGTGGTGATCGACGGGCGCGACCAGTCGCACATGCCCGTCCACCAGCGCGATATCGGCCTCGTCTTCCAGCACTATGCGCTGTTCCCGCATCTGACCGTCGCCGAGAACATCGCCTTTCCCCTGAAGATGCGCGGGCGCCCTTCCGCCGAGATCGGCCAGCGCGTCGAGGCGGCCCTGGCGATGGTCCATCTCGGCCATCTGGCGAAGCGCTTCCCGCGCGAACTCTCCGGCGGCCAGCAGCAGCGCGTCGCGCTGGCCCGCTGCTTCGTCTACCAGCCCTCGATCATCCTGATGGACGAACCGCTCGGTGCGCTCGACAAGAAGCTGCGCGAGCATATGCAGATCGAGATCAAGCGGCTGCATCGCGAAAGCGGCGCCACGATCGTCTATGTCACGCATGATCAGGAGGAGGCACTGGCGCTCTCCGACCGGATCTGCCTGATGAACCACGCGAAGATCGAACAGCTCGGCACGCCGCGGGAGATCTACGAGCGGCCCCGGACCGCGTTTGCGGCCGACTTCATCGGCATCTCCAACATTTTCCGCGGCCGCTGGGACGGCAATGGCTCGCTCGAGACGGCGCATGGCCGCTTCGCGCTGCCCCGGAACGCCGCGAGCCCGGGGGCCGAGCCCGCGCTCGTGATCCGCCCCGAACATCTGAAGATCGGCGCGCCCGACGGCAACGCCGTGACCGGCCGCGTCAGCGAGATCGTCTATGCCGGCTCCGAGACGCGGGTGATCGCAACGCTGGGCGATGGCGGCCAGCTCGTGCTACGGCTCGGGCCCGACGACGCCGTGCCGACGATCGATGATCAGATCGTCGCCGGCTGGGCTCGCGAGCGGGCGGTGCTCGTCGCATGA